The Sulfurimonas sp. HSL3-2 genome segment ATTGAGCCTTTTGAGAAATATCTCTATAAAGATATAAAGTTTTAATGGATAAAAATTTAGAGAAGATCATCTCTTTTTTGGATGAACACCATACGCTCTCTCTTGCTACATGTAAGGATCACGAACCATCTTCATGCACACTCTTTTATGCTTACGATAAAGAGCAGAACAGCTTTATCGTTGCGTCTGACATAAAGACAGAACATATTCAAAATGTTTTAACAAATACAAAAGTATCAGGGACCGTGCATCTTGAAACCGACGTTGTGGGAAAGATACAAGGTGTTCAGTTTAAAGGTGAGATGCTTCCATGTAAAGATGAGAAAAAGATCTACTTGAAACGATTTCCTTACGCTTTGGCTATGAATCCTACGCTTTGGCGTATCAAGGTAGACTTTTTTAAGATGACGGATAATAAGCTTGGGTTTGGAAAGAAACTTATTTGGGAGCGGGAGTAGGTTTTAGGGTGAAAAACGAGCAATCGGCTCCGCTGCTCTGTTTGACGACTAAAGAGGGTATCATCTTAGACTTGAATCCGTAAGCTTTGCATCCATGCGGCTGCGCAGCATTCCATGTCACATAATAGTAAGCACATCTACGGCAATTAATACGTTGCATACGATCATCTTCTCTTTTTACAAAATTTTATCATATAAAAAATAATAAACCCTAGGTAATAATCTTTTTATTAATAAGTCAGTAGAATACAACAATAGTTTTTTAAAGGTTAATGATGGATAAGATATTAATGATGCTACAACTGCAACAGCAGTTAAACGACTCTACAAACGGTGAAAACTGGACGGAAGGTCTTACAAAAAACGGTAAAGAGATAAACTGGAAAAGATGTATCTATATGGAGTGTGCCGAGATGATCGACAGCTTTTCATGGAAGCACTGGAAAAACATATCACAAGAGCCTGATTGGGACAACCTGAAGATCGAAGTCGTTGACGTATGGCATTTTATTATGAGTCTTGCTATCGAAGAGTATGCAAAGAACATGCGCGGTCAACTAGAAGACCTGGCACAGCAGCTCTCAGAAGTCCCATCTTACCAAATAGTGAAAAACCCCAATGATTCGTTTGCCACGCAAAAAGAGATAATTGAAAAAGTAGAACTTTTGATGATAGACGCGCTAAATCGTAAAAGTCTGGATATCTCAAATATGGCAAACGACTTTTTTGAATTAGTCGTGATGAGCGGACTTGATATCACGACTCTGTACCGTTTATATGTCGGAAAAAATATACTTAACCAGTTCCGCCAAGATCACGGATACAAAGAGGGTACATATATAAAAAATTGGAACGGCGTGGAAGATAATGTTATAATGAAACGTATCTGGGAAGAAAACGGCGATATACAGCCCGCAGTTCTATATAAAAAGATGCAGGAAGTTTATGATAAGTTAGCATAGAGACGAATGATCTTTTTGGACTTATAGACACAACATAAATGACTAAATAGCAGATGAGCAAGTTTATCTGTTATGAGAAACAAAGATAGGTGATAGTATGGAAAATTTTTTAAAAGAGGCAAAACAATCAAGTAGAGTTCTGAACGAACTAAGCGGAGCAGATAAGAACAGGATTTTGCGTGAGATGGCTAATTCTCTTCGTTCAAATACGATGAATATTATCGAGGCCAATGCTCTTGATATGAAAGATGCGGATGCAAACGATCTTTCATCTGCTCTGAAAGACAGACTTTATCTTGATGAAAAACGTATCGAAGCGATGGCTGTTGCCGTTGAGGAGATAGCAGCTTTAAAAGAGCCTGTCGGGCGCATACTTGACGGATGGGTGACAGAAGACGGTCTTAAAATAGAGAAGGTCTCGATCCCTATCGGTGTTATCGGGATCATCTATGAATCACGTCCAAACGTCACAAGCGATACGGCAGCACTTTGTTTTAAAAGTTCCAATGTCTGTGTATTAAAAGGCGGGAAAGAAGCAGAAAACTCTAACGTCGCTATTGCTGAAGCATTAAGAGGGGTGTTAGAAAAGAACAACCTTCCAAAATCGATGATCTCTCTTCTGCCTGATTCTTCACGTGAAGGTGTGGCAAAACTGATCAAGATGGATAAGTATGTCGATCTTATCGTTCCTCGCGGCGGCGAAGGACTGATCCGTTATGTAAGCGATAATGCTACAGTCCCAGTCGTAAAACACGATAAAGGACAGTGCCATACTTATATCGATAAAGAGGCAGATATAGATAATGCCATCGATATAGCTATAAATGCAAAAGTACAGCGTCCGGGTGTGTGTAATGCGATGGAGACTCTTTTAGTCGACAAGGCAATAGCAAAAGATACTCTGCCAAGACTTAAAGAGGCTTTTGATGAAGCAGGGACATCACTTAAAGGATGTACTTCGACTCAAGAGATCATCACCGTGACACATGCGACAGATGAGGATTTTGATACTGAGTATCTGGCGAATATATTAAATATAAAAGTAGTCGACGGGGTAGAAGGTGCGATCGAACATATCGTAAGATTCGGTTCTGGACACTCTGAAGCTATCATCACACAAAACGTCACGACCGCAGAGAAGTTCTTAAACTCTATCGATGCAGCAGCGGTATATCTAAATGCCTCTACTAGATTCAC includes the following:
- a CDS encoding glutamate-5-semialdehyde dehydrogenase produces the protein MENFLKEAKQSSRVLNELSGADKNRILREMANSLRSNTMNIIEANALDMKDADANDLSSALKDRLYLDEKRIEAMAVAVEEIAALKEPVGRILDGWVTEDGLKIEKVSIPIGVIGIIYESRPNVTSDTAALCFKSSNVCVLKGGKEAENSNVAIAEALRGVLEKNNLPKSMISLLPDSSREGVAKLIKMDKYVDLIVPRGGEGLIRYVSDNATVPVVKHDKGQCHTYIDKEADIDNAIDIAINAKVQRPGVCNAMETLLVDKAIAKDTLPRLKEAFDEAGTSLKGCTSTQEIITVTHATDEDFDTEYLANILNIKVVDGVEGAIEHIVRFGSGHSEAIITQNVTTAEKFLNSIDAAAVYLNASTRFTDGGAFGFGAEVGISTNKLHARGPMGIEGLTTYKYKIYGSGQIR
- a CDS encoding pyridoxamine 5'-phosphate oxidase family protein — its product is MDKNLEKIISFLDEHHTLSLATCKDHEPSSCTLFYAYDKEQNSFIVASDIKTEHIQNVLTNTKVSGTVHLETDVVGKIQGVQFKGEMLPCKDEKKIYLKRFPYALAMNPTLWRIKVDFFKMTDNKLGFGKKLIWERE
- a CDS encoding dUTP diphosphatase, with translation MDKILMMLQLQQQLNDSTNGENWTEGLTKNGKEINWKRCIYMECAEMIDSFSWKHWKNISQEPDWDNLKIEVVDVWHFIMSLAIEEYAKNMRGQLEDLAQQLSEVPSYQIVKNPNDSFATQKEIIEKVELLMIDALNRKSLDISNMANDFFELVVMSGLDITTLYRLYVGKNILNQFRQDHGYKEGTYIKNWNGVEDNVIMKRIWEENGDIQPAVLYKKMQEVYDKLA
- a CDS encoding uracil-DNA glycosylase, which gives rise to MQRINCRRCAYYYVTWNAAQPHGCKAYGFKSKMIPSLVVKQSSGADCSFFTLKPTPAPK